A region of Candidatus Aminicenantes bacterium DNA encodes the following proteins:
- a CDS encoding efflux RND transporter permease subunit, giving the protein MSIINLSVKRPVGTIMFFVGVILLGYVSLSRLSINLLPDLSYPKITVVTEYPGSGPEEIEKFITTKLEGPLSAIPNVKKISSFSKEAASIITIEFHWGTDMDFALLHTKEKTEEARRELPEDCAPPMILEWDPTSTPIVTAILRSQKKTLKELKESAEFIIKPRLEQLEGISRVEIRGGDEEEISVEVNPDKARNLGITLEEVAAAIENNNIFQSGGTIRKGRSRFTLKIEGEIQEPTEIEVIPVKSLEGRNVLLGDIGTAFYKNKLREGDIRFNGRGTIALLMYRDSGGNTVDATRKVEASLDELSREFADLEFFVISQEARLIISSINSLQFSLLLGAFLAFLILLLFLQNFRDPFLVATVIPISVISTFVLMFLFKVNVNIMSLGGLVLGVGMFLDNSIIVLEAIFRHRKDESLMQSVISGAREVSGAITASTFTTISIFLPVIYLYGITGKLFRDQAMTVSFSLVSSLIVAITLLPALSAFKALGKSELKVDFDPSRRRRWFHTPLKGIYAVLLIPFQLLGNIIYFVVAFVVLILRAVARLLAKILHFLLQPLFRAFNAAYTRFDAIYHRVLEAVLDRKSRAAWLVVVVLALIAGTYLLLDKELLPAPDSRKFEITADTRPEYGFEETDRVAGRVEARLQAMQGVEFVYTEVGLVSKLATRSEDFSVNRLHFIVSCAPEASRPRLMDRGRNILKSEDLDQFTVFLEKNTLSQYLAVGGERFQIKVFYEEIERGREAVARIMEKIAPIPGLVDLKAGTARGKPMLTIAFRQELLDQLGITRRDVSAFIRQAVRGQKAGSLKKIQKSYDIFVRVPVDGTMELNRMLSLPVSHQGRTYYLRDLVTIEETPSIKEISREAQERYFMISADVRDRDLESVIADAEKALLEVEFPMNTRYAFSGEEEERRKAFDSLQQAILLAIILVYMIMAAKFENLAQPLIIMFTVPMGLVGAFLFLLLTGNSINIISGIGILVLVGIGVNDAIVKVEYSNQLRDAGMSVREAVMEASRVRLRPILMTTFTTIFGLIPMAAISTSGSELQRPLALVVIGGLLCTTFLTLILIPVSYEVLESLKQRRRARNGDSHA; this is encoded by the coding sequence GCGATTCCCAACGTAAAAAAAATATCTTCCTTTTCCAAGGAAGCGGCCTCCATTATCACCATCGAGTTCCACTGGGGGACGGATATGGATTTCGCCCTGCTGCACACCAAGGAAAAGACTGAAGAGGCCCGGCGCGAACTGCCCGAAGATTGCGCCCCGCCCATGATCCTGGAATGGGACCCCACATCCACCCCCATTGTCACCGCCATCCTGCGCTCACAGAAAAAAACCCTCAAGGAACTGAAAGAGAGCGCCGAGTTCATCATAAAGCCGCGCCTGGAACAATTGGAAGGCATCTCGCGGGTCGAGATCCGCGGCGGCGACGAAGAAGAGATCTCGGTTGAAGTAAACCCGGATAAAGCCCGCAACCTGGGTATCACTTTAGAAGAGGTGGCGGCGGCGATTGAAAACAACAACATCTTCCAAAGCGGCGGCACCATCCGCAAGGGCCGCTCCCGTTTCACTTTGAAGATCGAAGGCGAAATTCAGGAGCCGACTGAGATTGAAGTCATACCGGTCAAATCGCTCGAAGGCAGAAATGTGCTGCTGGGCGACATCGGCACCGCGTTTTACAAAAACAAGTTGCGCGAAGGTGACATCCGTTTTAACGGCCGCGGCACCATCGCGTTGCTGATGTACCGCGATTCAGGCGGAAACACGGTCGACGCCACACGCAAGGTGGAAGCCTCCCTGGATGAACTCTCCCGGGAATTCGCCGACCTGGAGTTCTTTGTCATCTCCCAGGAAGCGCGCCTGATCATCTCTTCCATCAACTCTTTGCAGTTTTCCCTGCTCCTGGGCGCATTCCTGGCCTTCCTGATCCTGCTGCTTTTTTTGCAGAACTTCCGCGACCCGTTCCTGGTGGCCACGGTGATTCCCATCTCCGTGATTTCCACCTTTGTGCTGATGTTTCTGTTCAAGGTCAACGTTAACATCATGTCCCTGGGCGGACTGGTGCTGGGCGTGGGCATGTTTTTGGACAACTCCATTATCGTGCTGGAAGCGATTTTTCGCCACCGCAAAGATGAAAGCCTGATGCAATCGGTGATATCGGGCGCCCGCGAAGTCAGCGGCGCCATTACGGCATCCACCTTTACCACCATTTCGATATTCCTGCCCGTCATCTACCTCTACGGCATCACCGGCAAGCTGTTCCGCGACCAGGCCATGACGGTTTCCTTTTCCCTGGTTTCCTCCTTGATCGTGGCCATCACGCTGCTGCCGGCCCTGTCCGCCTTCAAGGCCTTGGGCAAAAGCGAACTCAAGGTTGACTTTGACCCATCCCGGCGCAGGCGCTGGTTCCACACCCCCCTGAAAGGAATCTACGCTGTGCTGCTGATTCCCTTTCAACTGCTGGGAAACATCATTTACTTTGTGGTCGCCTTTGTTGTGCTCATATTGCGCGCTGTGGCGCGCCTGCTGGCAAAAATCCTCCACTTCCTGCTCCAACCCCTGTTCCGCGCCTTCAACGCCGCCTACACGCGTTTTGACGCCATCTACCACCGCGTGCTGGAAGCGGTGCTGGACCGCAAAAGCCGGGCCGCCTGGCTGGTGGTGGTGGTACTCGCACTGATCGCGGGAACCTACCTGCTGCTCGACAAAGAGCTGCTGCCCGCCCCCGACAGCCGCAAATTCGAAATCACCGCCGACACGCGACCGGAATACGGTTTCGAGGAAACCGACCGCGTCGCCGGCCGCGTTGAAGCCCGATTGCAAGCCATGCAAGGTGTCGAGTTCGTCTACACCGAAGTCGGCCTGGTTTCCAAGCTGGCCACGCGTTCGGAAGACTTTTCCGTCAACCGCCTGCACTTCATTGTCAGCTGTGCGCCCGAGGCCTCCCGGCCCCGATTAATGGACCGGGGCCGTAATATCCTGAAAAGTGAAGATCTCGACCAGTTTACCGTGTTTTTGGAAAAGAACACCCTCTCCCAATACCTGGCCGTGGGTGGAGAACGTTTCCAGATCAAGGTGTTCTACGAAGAGATCGAGCGCGGCCGTGAAGCCGTTGCGCGCATCATGGAAAAAATCGCGCCGATCCCCGGCCTGGTAGACCTCAAGGCCGGAACCGCCCGGGGCAAACCCATGCTCACCATCGCCTTCCGCCAGGAACTGCTGGATCAGCTCGGCATTACCCGGCGTGACGTGTCCGCTTTCATCCGCCAGGCGGTGCGCGGACAGAAAGCCGGCAGCCTGAAAAAGATCCAGAAGAGTTACGATATCTTTGTGCGCGTGCCCGTAGACGGCACCATGGAGCTCAACCGCATGCTGTCTTTGCCCGTTTCCCACCAGGGGCGCACCTACTACCTTCGCGACCTGGTGACAATAGAGGAAACCCCCTCCATTAAAGAAATCTCGCGTGAAGCCCAGGAACGCTATTTCATGATCTCGGCCGACGTGCGCGACCGCGACTTGGAGTCGGTGATTGCTGACGCGGAAAAGGCCCTGCTGGAAGTTGAATTTCCCATGAACACGCGCTACGCTTTTTCCGGCGAGGAAGAGGAACGCCGCAAAGCCTTTGATTCCCTGCAGCAGGCCATCCTGTTGGCCATCATCCTGGTCTACATGATTATGGCCGCCAAATTTGAAAACCTGGCCCAGCCCCTGATCATCATGTTCACCGTGCCCATGGGCCTGGTGGGCGCGTTCCTGTTCCTACTGCTCACGGGCAACTCCATCAACATCATTTCCGGTATCGGCATCTTGGTGCTGGTGGGCATCGGCGTCAACGACGCCATCGTCAAGGTGGAGTACTCCAACCAGTTGCGGGATGCGGGCATGTCCGTGCGCGAAGCCGTCATGGAGGCATCGCGGGTGCGCCTGCGCCCCATCCTCATGACCACCTTTACCACCATATTCGGGCTGATCCCCATGGCTGCAATCTCCACTTCCGGATCCGAACTGCAGCGCCCGCTGGCCCTGGTGGTTATCGGCGGCCTGTTGTGTACCACTTTCCTGACCCTGATCCTGATTCCCGTCAGTTACGAG